One genomic segment of Alicycliphilus denitrificans K601 includes these proteins:
- a CDS encoding sulfite exporter TauE/SafE family protein has protein sequence MLLALASTAFFMGLMGGTHCLVMCAAPCAALTGAGGAPGGSEQVVRWMPRGSVAQRTVGFHLGRLTGYGVAGALAAFAMERLAWLSQGSAALRPVWTMFHVLILAWGLLMMLQVRQPVWLEGAGRAVWGRVRSLVSRPGGLFVTGCAWALLPCGLLYTALLTAALSGSVQRGALCMVLFGVGSGVWLVVGPVAWGRFRARVNGVAGTWGPRIAGLVLFTLGAGALWMDVVHGQPAPWCLP, from the coding sequence ATGTTGCTGGCGCTGGCTTCGACGGCATTCTTCATGGGCTTGATGGGCGGGACGCATTGTCTCGTCATGTGCGCAGCGCCCTGCGCCGCCTTGACGGGGGCGGGTGGCGCCCCGGGTGGTAGCGAGCAGGTCGTGCGCTGGATGCCGCGCGGATCCGTGGCGCAGCGCACCGTCGGATTCCATCTGGGGCGGTTGACGGGCTATGGCGTGGCGGGCGCCCTGGCCGCCTTCGCCATGGAACGGCTGGCGTGGCTGAGCCAAGGCAGCGCCGCGCTGCGCCCCGTCTGGACCATGTTCCATGTGCTGATCCTCGCCTGGGGCTTGTTGATGATGCTGCAGGTGCGCCAGCCTGTATGGCTGGAAGGCGCCGGCAGGGCGGTCTGGGGCAGGGTGCGATCTCTGGTATCCCGGCCTGGAGGCCTGTTCGTGACCGGCTGTGCCTGGGCGCTGCTGCCTTGCGGCCTGCTCTACACCGCGTTGCTCACCGCAGCATTGAGCGGCAGCGTTCAGCGTGGCGCCCTGTGCATGGTGCTGTTTGGCGTTGGCAGTGGTGTCTGGCTGGTGGTCGGGCCTGTGGCGTGGGGCAGGTTTCGTGCACGCGTCAACGGTGTTGCGGGCACATGGGGGCCCAGGATTGCGGGTCTGGTGCTTTTCACGCTGGGGGCTGGGGCCTTGTGGATGGATGTGGTGCACGGGCAGCCCGCCCCGTGGTGTTTGCCCTGA
- a CDS encoding HD-GYP domain-containing protein has translation MDQSVLIDIDALRVGMFIQLEVGWMNHPFPMNSFRISSHEQIRVLRDLGLKSVRHIPAKSTALAQTPSEALERMADVQPEQDDVGEPAVERLGRSTTAQAGVRALYNATQQRCRQRYQEAATVYESVCAGVQAAPQKVREQAESLVRACVAQLLEQGPYAVHLLADSLGQRSAGHAVNVLVLALLLGRALRMEARELCLLGTAALLHDLGKVGLPIHIAEPGAALNLSDMQRYQEHVGLSVDLGQRMGLSSDVLIAIAQHHEMADGSGFPLRLVGEDLSRCGQILALVNRYDRLCNPLHGEQALTPHEALARIFALRRECFDATVLGAFIRMMGVYPPGSLVQLVDGRFGLVVVVDALHSLRPCVVLYEPAVPRDEAPLLDLAQNDEVGILRSLKPAQLPRDALDYLLPRPRISYFFERALSPRDCGGSA, from the coding sequence GTGGACCAATCCGTACTGATTGATATCGATGCCCTCCGCGTGGGCATGTTCATCCAACTCGAAGTGGGCTGGATGAACCATCCCTTTCCGATGAACAGCTTCAGAATCTCCTCGCATGAGCAGATTCGCGTTTTGCGGGACTTGGGACTGAAATCCGTACGCCACATTCCGGCCAAGAGCACGGCCCTGGCGCAAACGCCTTCAGAGGCGCTCGAGCGGATGGCGGACGTGCAGCCGGAGCAGGACGATGTCGGTGAGCCCGCTGTCGAACGGCTGGGGCGCAGCACCACGGCGCAGGCCGGTGTACGGGCGCTATACAACGCCACGCAGCAACGTTGCAGGCAGCGCTACCAGGAGGCTGCCACCGTCTATGAGTCGGTCTGCGCCGGGGTGCAGGCGGCGCCGCAAAAGGTGCGCGAACAGGCGGAATCCCTGGTCCGCGCGTGCGTTGCGCAGCTGCTGGAGCAGGGGCCATACGCGGTTCACCTGCTGGCTGACAGCCTGGGTCAGCGCTCTGCTGGCCATGCGGTGAACGTGCTGGTGCTGGCCTTGCTGCTTGGGCGCGCGCTCCGCATGGAGGCGCGGGAGTTGTGCCTCCTGGGGACGGCGGCCTTGCTGCATGACCTGGGGAAGGTGGGCTTGCCGATTCATATCGCGGAGCCGGGCGCCGCTCTCAACCTTTCGGACATGCAGCGCTATCAGGAGCACGTGGGCCTGTCGGTGGACCTGGGGCAGCGCATGGGGCTGTCCAGCGACGTGCTGATCGCGATTGCGCAGCACCACGAAATGGCTGATGGCAGCGGGTTTCCGCTGCGCCTCGTCGGCGAGGACCTCAGCCGATGCGGGCAGATATTGGCGCTTGTTAACCGCTACGACCGCCTGTGCAATCCATTGCATGGGGAGCAGGCGTTGACGCCCCACGAGGCCCTGGCCAGGATCTTCGCGCTGCGGCGCGAGTGTTTCGACGCCACGGTGCTGGGGGCCTTCATCCGGATGATGGGGGTCTATCCGCCGGGCTCGCTGGTCCAGTTGGTGGATGGCCGTTTCGGGCTGGTAGTCGTGGTGGATGCCTTGCATTCTCTGCGTCCCTGCGTCGTGCTGTATGAGCCGGCCGTGCCCAGGGACGAGGCGCCATTGCTCGATCTGGCGCAGAACGACGAGGTCGGCATTTTGCGCAGCCTCAAGCCCGCGCAATTGCCGCGGGACGCCCTCGACTACCTGCTGCCGCGGCCGCGTATCTCCTACTTCTTCGAGCGTGCCCTCAGCCCTCGGGATTGCGGGGGCAGCGCGTGA
- a CDS encoding sensor domain-containing protein, producing MIISGHSFAAIWNGIDLAAWLVDGHALQIRHANEAAARLVGRSVADMEGMPVHGLVVTPEDLIFWGQSHAGIAAGIHSHTWVRNMHSGNLVPVDRRVLAIQASEGDPADRYLLLTMQDRSEHEASQRELESLLSELRATLDSAADGVLTCNLHGEIRAFNQRLAQIWQLPRELLLRRDDAAIRVHMESQVLDAEAYRLRLAAIAHEPMLETTDILHLRNGMTVEQRSVPQLIQGRPAGRVYSFRDISRQAEVQAGLRLAARVFESSLDAIFIADERHAVARINPGCEQLLGAAAQGVVGRRVTALFAMAQDDAEFMAEVRQGWEQAGFWEGELRLRQEEDAHCCVQLSWVALRDDAGAVAQSIGFMRDLSVQHAAQKRIEELAYSDALTGLPNRLPLNKRVAAAIEASRGHGGGFAILFLDLDRFKNVNDSLGHPFGDRVLKLVAERLQGCLRQSDMLCRLGGDEFVIYLHDADAAIAESVARRVQEEMLRPFMLDEMGFSIQCSIGMSLYPQDGDALDDLIKHADTAMYRVKERGRGSYGFYQPQMNAHLLSRMKMEHAMRQALNHGHMAVHYQPQVDMATGCIVGAEALVRWTDPEFGVVSPGTFVPLAEESGYIVTLGAWVMEQAVKEAAHWMGCGTPLVVSVNVSALEFRQAGFVERISALLAQYGLPARWLELELTETVLLQDAQEMQQVLDALARLGVGLSIDDFGTGYSSLAYLKKLTIHRLKIDKSFVGGLPGDGGDCAIVQAIVSMGRALRIGVVAEGVETQAQRQALQGMGCDCYQGFLCAPAMPAADFRVRMAEPATGAKRIAKR from the coding sequence GTGATCATCAGCGGGCACTCCTTCGCTGCGATATGGAACGGCATCGATCTGGCCGCGTGGCTGGTGGACGGGCACGCGCTGCAGATACGCCATGCCAACGAGGCTGCCGCGCGGCTCGTGGGGCGCAGCGTGGCGGACATGGAGGGCATGCCGGTCCACGGCCTGGTGGTCACGCCCGAAGACCTGATTTTCTGGGGGCAGTCCCATGCCGGCATTGCCGCCGGCATCCACTCGCATACCTGGGTGCGCAACATGCACAGCGGCAACCTCGTGCCGGTGGATAGGCGCGTGCTTGCCATCCAGGCGTCCGAGGGCGACCCCGCGGACCGATACCTGCTTCTGACCATGCAGGACCGGTCGGAGCACGAGGCCTCCCAGCGCGAGCTGGAGTCCCTGTTGTCGGAGTTGCGTGCGACTCTCGATTCCGCGGCCGACGGCGTGCTGACCTGCAATCTGCACGGAGAGATCCGCGCCTTCAACCAGCGGCTGGCCCAGATATGGCAGCTGCCGCGCGAACTGCTTTTGCGGCGCGACGATGCGGCGATAAGGGTGCACATGGAGAGCCAGGTGCTAGATGCCGAGGCCTATCGACTCCGCCTGGCCGCGATCGCGCATGAGCCGATGCTGGAGACCACCGACATCCTGCATCTGCGCAATGGCATGACGGTGGAACAGCGCTCGGTGCCGCAGCTCATCCAGGGGCGCCCGGCGGGGCGGGTGTACTCGTTCCGCGACATTTCCCGGCAGGCCGAGGTGCAGGCCGGACTGCGCCTGGCGGCGCGGGTGTTCGAATCGAGCCTGGACGCGATTTTCATCGCCGACGAACGGCATGCCGTGGCCCGCATCAACCCTGGGTGCGAACAGCTCCTGGGTGCGGCGGCGCAGGGGGTGGTCGGCCGGCGGGTGACGGCGCTTTTCGCCATGGCGCAGGACGATGCCGAATTCATGGCCGAGGTGCGGCAGGGCTGGGAGCAGGCGGGCTTCTGGGAAGGCGAACTGCGGCTGCGCCAGGAAGAGGATGCGCACTGCTGCGTGCAGCTGTCATGGGTGGCGCTGCGCGACGATGCGGGCGCCGTCGCGCAGAGCATAGGCTTCATGCGGGACCTTTCCGTGCAGCATGCCGCGCAAAAGCGCATCGAGGAGCTGGCCTATAGCGACGCGCTCACGGGACTGCCCAACCGGCTGCCGCTCAACAAGAGGGTGGCCGCGGCCATCGAAGCCTCGCGCGGCCATGGCGGCGGGTTCGCCATCCTGTTCCTGGACCTCGACCGGTTCAAGAACGTCAACGATTCCCTGGGGCATCCCTTCGGGGACCGCGTGCTGAAGCTCGTGGCCGAGCGCCTGCAGGGCTGCCTGCGCCAGTCCGACATGCTGTGCCGCCTCGGGGGCGACGAATTCGTCATCTATCTGCACGATGCGGACGCGGCCATTGCCGAGAGCGTGGCGCGCCGCGTGCAGGAAGAGATGCTGCGCCCCTTCATGCTCGACGAAATGGGGTTTTCCATCCAGTGCAGCATCGGCATGTCGCTGTATCCGCAGGATGGGGATGCGCTCGACGACCTCATCAAGCATGCCGATACCGCCATGTACCGGGTCAAGGAGCGCGGCCGGGGCAGCTACGGCTTCTACCAGCCGCAGATGAACGCGCACCTGCTGTCGCGCATGAAGATGGAGCACGCCATGCGCCAGGCGCTGAACCACGGGCACATGGCGGTGCACTACCAGCCGCAGGTGGACATGGCGACGGGGTGCATCGTGGGGGCCGAGGCGCTGGTGCGGTGGACGGATCCGGAATTCGGCGTGGTCTCGCCAGGCACCTTCGTGCCGCTGGCGGAGGAGTCGGGCTACATCGTCACGCTGGGCGCATGGGTGATGGAGCAGGCCGTCAAGGAAGCAGCGCACTGGATGGGCTGCGGCACTCCCCTGGTGGTCTCTGTCAACGTATCGGCGCTGGAGTTCCGGCAGGCGGGCTTCGTGGAGCGCATCTCCGCGCTGCTGGCCCAGTACGGCCTGCCGGCGCGCTGGCTGGAGCTGGAGCTGACGGAAACCGTCCTGCTGCAGGATGCCCAGGAGATGCAGCAGGTGCTCGACGCCCTGGCGCGCCTGGGCGTGGGCCTGTCCATCGACGATTTCGGAACCGGCTATTCCAGCCTGGCCTATCTGAAAAAGCTGACCATCCACCGGCTGAAGATCGACAAATCCTTCGTGGGCGGCCTGCCTGGCGACGGGGGCGATTGCGCCATCGTCCAGGCCATCGTCAGCATGGGACGGGCACTGCGCATCGGCGTGGTCGCGGAAGGGGTGGAGACGCAGGCGCAGCGCCAGGCGCTGCAGGGCATGGGCTGCGACTGCTACCAGGGTTTCTTGTGCGCGCCGGCCATGCCCGCGGCGGATTTCCGCGTCCGGATGGCGGAGCCCGCGACCGGGGCCAAGCGCATCGCCAAACGCTGA
- a CDS encoding cell division protein ZapA, which produces MKQIEVQILQQSYLLACPDGHESRLLEAVERVDTAMTRIRDAGKVRARERIAVLAALNLAFEIADREASELAAATAQRSAPPAAADAGNPSPSPAQEQRMQQLLLRLDQALGDDGRLL; this is translated from the coding sequence ATGAAGCAGATCGAGGTCCAGATCCTGCAGCAAAGCTACCTGCTGGCCTGTCCCGATGGCCATGAGTCGCGCCTGCTCGAAGCCGTGGAGCGCGTGGACACCGCCATGACGCGTATCCGCGATGCCGGCAAGGTGCGCGCACGCGAGCGCATCGCCGTGCTGGCCGCGCTCAATCTGGCCTTCGAAATCGCCGACCGCGAAGCGTCCGAACTAGCTGCCGCCACCGCCCAGCGCAGCGCCCCTCCCGCCGCAGCGGACGCCGGGAATCCCTCGCCATCCCCGGCGCAGGAACAGCGCATGCAGCAGTTGCTGCTGCGCCTCGACCAAGCCCTCGGTGACGACGGGCGACTGTTGTAA
- a CDS encoding TonB-dependent receptor domain-containing protein, producing the protein MMNPSLRAGALRPAAFALAAMAACAVQAQQGAAHVLDDVVVTATRTAQPLTDVLADVSIVDRETIEQSGATGLGDVLARLPGIEMARSGGPGGTTSMFVRGAETRFTAVYVDGVRVDSQAGSGGTTWEAIPLAQIERIEVLRGPAAAVYGSDAVAGVIQIFTKKGEAGVAPYVGVGAGSHGTYRAEAGVSGASGAVDYALGITRETSKGFNAKKDGNPDRDDYRGTSASGRLGWQLNTAHRLEGNFLYNDTDSGYDVSKTADDRSLHRLQALGLGWQAQWSDSYKTRLSVTDSRDRYETRPSVYFTDTRLRGYLFFNELRVGAHQFTAALERREDELTNESVSSGMRSRAQNALALGYGLRMGAHTVQLNARHDEDSEFGGKTTGSAAYGYAFAPGWRATASAGTAFKAPTLYQRFSMYGDDTLRPETSRNVELGLKWAERANSFSATVYRNNVSNLIDWQGNTGTCAGNSGPYPGCYANVGRARYEGLTLAGAYGLGGVQLRGSLDLQNPKNLDTGRQLGRRAKQHAVLGADTRLAGWTLGAEAQVSGKRYDNNNANAPQLGGYTLFNLYASTRVARDYLIYARLDNLADKNYELARNYATAGRTFFVGVKWAPAR; encoded by the coding sequence ATGATGAATCCGTCCCTTCGCGCTGGCGCATTGCGTCCTGCCGCGTTCGCCCTGGCCGCAATGGCCGCCTGCGCCGTCCAGGCGCAGCAGGGCGCCGCCCACGTCCTGGACGATGTCGTGGTCACGGCCACGCGCACCGCGCAGCCGCTCACCGACGTCCTGGCCGACGTGTCCATCGTTGACCGCGAGACCATCGAGCAAAGCGGCGCCACCGGGCTGGGCGACGTGCTGGCGCGCCTGCCGGGCATAGAGATGGCCCGCTCCGGCGGCCCCGGCGGCACCACCAGCATGTTCGTGCGCGGCGCCGAGACGCGCTTCACGGCCGTCTACGTCGATGGCGTGCGCGTCGATTCGCAGGCCGGCTCGGGCGGCACCACCTGGGAGGCGATTCCGCTCGCGCAGATCGAGCGCATCGAGGTGCTGCGCGGCCCCGCCGCCGCCGTCTATGGCTCGGACGCCGTGGCCGGCGTGATCCAGATCTTCACCAAGAAGGGCGAGGCCGGCGTGGCGCCCTACGTGGGCGTGGGCGCGGGCTCGCACGGCACCTACCGCGCCGAGGCGGGCGTGAGCGGCGCCAGCGGCGCGGTGGACTACGCCCTGGGCATCACGCGCGAGACCAGCAAGGGCTTCAACGCCAAGAAGGACGGCAACCCCGACCGCGACGACTACCGGGGCACCTCCGCCAGCGGCCGCCTGGGCTGGCAGCTCAATACCGCGCACCGCCTGGAGGGCAACTTCCTCTACAACGACACCGACAGCGGCTATGACGTGAGCAAGACCGCCGATGACCGCAGCCTGCACCGCCTGCAGGCGCTGGGCCTGGGCTGGCAGGCGCAGTGGAGCGACAGCTACAAGACGCGCCTGTCCGTCACCGACTCGCGCGACCGCTACGAGACCAGGCCCTCGGTCTACTTCACCGACACCCGGCTGCGCGGCTACCTGTTCTTCAACGAGCTGCGCGTGGGCGCGCACCAGTTCACGGCGGCGCTGGAGCGCCGCGAGGACGAGCTGACCAACGAGAGCGTCTCCAGCGGCATGCGCAGCCGCGCGCAGAACGCGCTGGCGCTGGGCTACGGCCTGCGTATGGGCGCGCACACGGTGCAGCTGAACGCGCGCCATGACGAGGACAGCGAGTTCGGCGGCAAGACCACCGGCAGCGCGGCCTACGGCTACGCCTTCGCGCCCGGCTGGCGCGCCACCGCCTCGGCGGGCACGGCCTTCAAGGCGCCCACGCTGTACCAGCGTTTCAGCATGTACGGCGACGACACGCTGCGCCCCGAGACCAGCCGCAACGTGGAGCTGGGCCTGAAATGGGCCGAGCGTGCGAACAGCTTCTCGGCCACGGTCTATCGCAACAACGTCAGCAACCTGATCGACTGGCAGGGCAACACCGGCACCTGCGCCGGCAACTCCGGCCCCTACCCGGGCTGCTACGCCAACGTGGGCCGGGCGCGCTACGAGGGCCTGACGCTGGCGGGCGCGTACGGCCTGGGCGGCGTGCAGCTGCGCGGCTCGCTCGACCTGCAGAACCCCAAGAACCTCGACACCGGCAGGCAGCTGGGCCGCCGCGCCAAGCAGCACGCCGTGCTGGGCGCCGACACGCGCCTGGCGGGCTGGACGCTGGGGGCGGAGGCGCAGGTCTCGGGCAAGCGCTACGACAACAACAACGCCAACGCCCCCCAGCTGGGCGGCTACACGCTGTTCAACCTGTACGCCAGCACCCGCGTGGCGCGCGACTACCTGATCTATGCCCGCCTGGACAACCTGGCCGACAAGAACTACGAGCTGGCGCGCAACTACGCCACGGCGGGCCGCACGTTCTTCGTGGGCGTGAAATGGGCTCCCGCACGATGA
- a CDS encoding cobyrinate a,c-diamide synthase: protein MDITARCPALVVSAAASGQGKTTVTAALARLHERQGRRVRVFKCGPDYLDPYWHQLASGAPVEQLDLWMTGPADCAARLHAAACEADLILIEGVMGLFDGEDCVADLAQRFGIPVLAVVDAGAMGGTLGAIVHGLRHYREGLPWAGVLANRVAGERHAGMLRAGLRDGADWLGALPRLSLDEDARAPLLPERHLGLVAANELPDALQRLDAAADALAATPLGRMDAQALQRFATDFPAPPPRESVAPLLAGRTVAVARDAAFCFIYPGNVQTLQQLGARVVFFSPLHDAALPACDAVWLPGGYPELHAAALAANTAFQASLRAHVQAGRPLWAECGGMMALCDAITLHDGRTVRLWGLLPGRVAMQRRLAALGPQQLALAQGCLRGHTFHYSTCDSTAPVDARTARPGQDAAPDAGEAVYRVGGLRASYFHAWFASSPCATAALFGAEGT, encoded by the coding sequence ATGGATATCACCGCACGCTGCCCGGCCCTGGTCGTCTCCGCCGCCGCATCGGGGCAGGGCAAGACGACCGTGACGGCCGCCCTGGCGCGCCTGCACGAGCGCCAGGGGCGGCGCGTGCGCGTGTTCAAGTGCGGGCCCGATTACCTGGACCCGTACTGGCACCAGCTCGCCAGCGGCGCGCCGGTGGAGCAGCTCGACCTGTGGATGACCGGCCCCGCGGACTGCGCCGCGCGCCTGCACGCCGCCGCGTGCGAGGCCGACCTGATCCTGATCGAGGGCGTGATGGGCCTGTTCGACGGCGAGGACTGCGTGGCCGACCTGGCGCAGCGCTTCGGCATCCCGGTGCTCGCGGTGGTCGATGCCGGCGCCATGGGCGGCACGCTGGGCGCCATCGTCCACGGCCTGCGTCACTACCGCGAGGGCCTGCCCTGGGCCGGCGTGCTGGCCAACCGCGTGGCGGGCGAGCGCCATGCCGGCATGCTGCGCGCCGGCCTGCGCGACGGCGCCGACTGGCTGGGCGCGCTGCCGCGCCTGTCGCTGGACGAGGATGCGCGCGCGCCGCTGCTGCCCGAGCGCCACCTGGGCCTGGTGGCCGCAAACGAATTGCCCGATGCGCTGCAGCGCCTGGACGCCGCCGCCGACGCGCTGGCCGCCACGCCGCTGGGCCGCATGGACGCGCAGGCCCTGCAGCGCTTCGCCACCGATTTCCCCGCGCCGCCGCCGCGCGAGAGCGTGGCGCCGCTGCTCGCGGGCCGCACCGTGGCCGTGGCGCGCGACGCGGCGTTCTGCTTCATCTACCCCGGCAACGTGCAGACGCTGCAGCAGCTGGGCGCGCGCGTGGTGTTCTTCTCGCCGCTGCACGATGCCGCGCTGCCTGCCTGCGACGCCGTCTGGCTGCCCGGCGGCTACCCCGAGCTGCACGCCGCTGCGCTGGCCGCGAACACCGCGTTCCAGGCCAGCCTGCGCGCCCACGTGCAGGCGGGCCGGCCGCTGTGGGCCGAGTGCGGCGGCATGATGGCGCTGTGCGATGCCATCACGCTGCACGATGGCCGCACCGTGCGCCTGTGGGGCCTGCTGCCCGGCCGCGTGGCGATGCAGCGGCGCCTGGCCGCGCTCGGGCCGCAGCAGCTCGCGCTGGCGCAGGGTTGCCTGCGCGGCCACACCTTCCACTACTCCACCTGCGACAGCACGGCCCCCGTGGACGCGCGCACCGCGCGCCCGGGGCAGGACGCCGCGCCCGACGCGGGCGAGGCCGTGTACCGCGTGGGCGGCTTGCGGGCGAGCTACTTCCACGCCTGGTTCGCGTCCAGCCCGTGCGCCACGGCGGCCCTGTTCGGCGCGGAGGGCACATGA
- a CDS encoding bifunctional adenosylcobinamide kinase/adenosylcobinamide-phosphate guanylyltransferase, with protein MNAIARSELILGGQKSGKSRRAEMLAREWLAQSPAYRALLIATGQPWDDEMRARIARHRRERAERVPGLATVEEPRDLAAALARHGAPDTLIVVDCLTLWLTNWLMPASAPEYEPNWPPGQDWKAQAALFLEAVRQAPGPVVLVGNEIGLGVIPLGREVRAFVDALGALNQQAAQACARVTLMAAGLPLFLKNP; from the coding sequence ATGAACGCCATTGCGCGCAGCGAGCTGATCCTGGGCGGGCAGAAGAGCGGCAAGTCGCGCCGCGCCGAGATGCTCGCGCGCGAGTGGCTCGCGCAGTCGCCCGCGTACCGCGCGTTGCTCATCGCCACCGGCCAGCCGTGGGACGACGAGATGCGCGCGCGCATCGCGCGCCACCGGCGCGAGCGGGCCGAGCGCGTGCCGGGCCTGGCGACCGTGGAGGAGCCGCGCGACCTGGCCGCCGCGCTCGCGCGCCACGGCGCGCCCGATACCCTGATCGTGGTGGACTGCCTGACCCTGTGGCTCACCAACTGGCTCATGCCCGCCAGCGCGCCGGAATATGAGCCAAATTGGCCTCCAGGGCAGGACTGGAAAGCGCAGGCAGCTCTTTTTTTGGAAGCGGTCCGGCAGGCCCCCGGGCCCGTCGTGCTCGTGGGCAACGAGATCGGCCTGGGCGTGATACCGCTGGGGCGCGAGGTGCGCGCCTTCGTCGATGCGCTGGGCGCGCTCAACCAGCAGGCGGCCCAGGCCTGCGCGCGCGTTACGCTGATGGCCGCCGGACTGCCGCTATTCCTCAAGAACCCATGA
- a CDS encoding ABC transporter substrate-binding protein encodes MKPTPVRRILWVLAILVLLGLLMAGLAQAQPIQITDDRGKVLRFDAPPKRIVSLLPSLTESVCELQHCERLVGVDRYSNWPAFVRTLPQVGGGLDPNIESVVALRPDMVLLSVSSRVSDRLEALGLKVAALEPKTHADVRRVLGVVGDLLGVPPQQGAQRVWREIDAAVSAAAQSLPPRARGVRVYFEVSRGPYAAGGSSFIGETLARMGARNVVPGTLGPFPRLSPEFVLRAQPDLVMISNRTGEPLTLYPGWQNMAAVKAGRLCEFGPAQSDVLIRPGPRMAEAARIMAGCLSGKFP; translated from the coding sequence ATGAAGCCCACACCCGTCCGCCGCATCCTCTGGGTGCTCGCCATCCTCGTGTTGCTCGGCCTGCTCATGGCCGGGCTTGCGCAGGCACAGCCCATACAGATCACCGACGACCGGGGCAAGGTGCTGCGCTTCGACGCGCCGCCCAAGCGCATCGTCAGCCTGCTGCCCTCGCTGACCGAGAGCGTGTGCGAGCTGCAGCACTGCGAGCGCCTGGTGGGCGTGGACCGCTATTCCAACTGGCCCGCCTTCGTGCGCACGCTGCCGCAGGTGGGCGGCGGGCTCGATCCCAACATCGAGTCCGTCGTCGCGCTGCGGCCCGACATGGTGCTGCTGTCGGTCAGCAGCCGCGTGAGCGACCGCCTGGAGGCGCTGGGCCTGAAGGTCGCGGCGCTGGAGCCCAAAACCCATGCCGACGTGCGCCGCGTGCTCGGCGTGGTGGGCGACCTGCTGGGCGTGCCGCCGCAGCAGGGCGCGCAGCGCGTGTGGCGCGAGATCGACGCCGCCGTGTCTGCGGCCGCGCAGTCGCTGCCACCGCGCGCGCGCGGCGTGCGCGTGTACTTCGAGGTCAGCCGCGGCCCCTATGCGGCGGGCGGCTCCTCGTTCATCGGCGAGACCCTGGCGCGCATGGGCGCGCGCAACGTGGTGCCCGGCACGCTCGGGCCTTTCCCGCGCCTGAGCCCCGAGTTCGTGCTGCGCGCGCAGCCCGACCTGGTGATGATCTCCAACCGCACGGGGGAGCCGCTGACGCTGTACCCGGGCTGGCAGAACATGGCCGCCGTGAAGGCCGGGCGGCTGTGCGAGTTCGGCCCGGCGCAGTCCGACGTGCTGATCCGCCCCGGCCCGCGCATGGCCGAGGCCGCGCGCATCATGGCCGGCTGCCTGTCCGGGAAATTCCCATGA
- a CDS encoding FecCD family ABC transporter permease: MSAVMPPAALDAAPSAGQRRALWLALWLLLASCALLVLGASVGSTGFDSVLHAGRDPLARQIVWDIRLPRTLGAWLAGALLGLAGAVAQGLFRNPLADPYLLGSASGAALGGAVAMAMLGVSPTTASWLAGLGVTGAAFIGAAGAVLLTLVLARGVQHTLRLLLAGVIVGVVLSAARDLIQVAKPQILESMQVFTMGSSAFVGWQACVLMAGSWALCAAAAWALSRLLDGLMLGEATAASLGLPLAPMRAGLVLAMALATGTAVAHTGLIAFVGLAAPHLVRSIARVTHQWHVWLSSLMGAVLLLAADILARWLIAPQELPVGVLTAALGGSYLLWLMHRRTLAVVL, encoded by the coding sequence ATGAGCGCCGTGATGCCCCCCGCCGCATTGGACGCCGCCCCGTCCGCCGGCCAGCGCCGCGCGCTGTGGCTGGCGCTGTGGCTGCTGCTGGCCAGCTGCGCGCTGCTGGTGCTGGGCGCCAGCGTGGGCAGCACGGGCTTCGACAGCGTGCTGCACGCGGGCCGGGACCCGCTGGCGCGCCAGATCGTGTGGGACATCCGCCTGCCGCGCACCCTGGGCGCGTGGCTGGCGGGCGCGCTGCTGGGGCTGGCGGGCGCGGTGGCGCAGGGGCTGTTCCGCAACCCGCTGGCCGACCCGTACCTGCTGGGCAGCGCATCGGGCGCGGCGCTGGGCGGCGCCGTGGCCATGGCCATGCTGGGCGTGTCGCCCACCACCGCGAGCTGGCTCGCGGGCCTGGGCGTCACCGGCGCGGCCTTCATTGGCGCGGCCGGGGCCGTGCTGCTCACCCTGGTGCTGGCGCGCGGCGTGCAGCACACGCTGCGCCTGCTGCTGGCGGGCGTGATCGTGGGCGTGGTGCTCAGCGCCGCGCGCGACCTGATCCAGGTGGCCAAGCCGCAGATCCTCGAATCCATGCAGGTCTTCACCATGGGCAGCTCGGCCTTCGTCGGCTGGCAGGCCTGCGTCCTCATGGCGGGCAGTTGGGCGCTGTGCGCGGCCGCTGCCTGGGCGCTGTCGCGCCTGCTCGACGGGCTGATGCTCGGCGAGGCCACCGCCGCCAGCCTGGGCCTGCCGCTGGCGCCCATGCGCGCGGGCCTGGTGCTAGCCATGGCGCTGGCCACCGGCACGGCCGTGGCGCACACCGGGCTCATCGCCTTCGTGGGGCTGGCCGCGCCGCACCTGGTGCGCTCCATCGCGCGCGTCACGCACCAGTGGCACGTGTGGCTGTCCAGCCTCATGGGCGCGGTGCTGCTGCTGGCGGCCGACATCCTGGCGCGCTGGCTCATCGCGCCGCAGGAGCTGCCCGTGGGCGTGCTCACCGCCGCGCTGGGCGGCAGCTACCTGCTGTGGCTCATGCACCGGCGCACGCTGGCGGTTGTACTATGA